The sequence CCGAGGCCCATGCCCCCCTTCTTGCCGGATGTGGCGTACTTCTCGAAAAATTCGTCCCGCAATTCGACCGGCACTTCGCCGGCATTGCAGATGATGACGTAGCAACCGCTCAGCCGTTCAAGTGATACGTTCACCTCGCCTCCACTGGGCGACGCCTCGATGGCGTTCCGAACAAGATTGGCCAGTATCGCATAACACATGAGCGTCTCTCCACGGACCACGAAGGGGTCGTCCCACATCAACGGCCAGCCCTCCCGCTCCAGTTCCAGGCACACGTTGAGCTGACGCAGCAGGCTGTCCAGTTCGGTCCTGATGTCCCGCAGAATCCGGGCCAGATCGACGGCGACGGGATTGAGTTCATAATATCCTTCCTCCATCAGGAACAGGCGCTGGGAAAGGAGGATCATGTCCAGCATCCTCTGCGCCGAAACCATTATCAGCCTGACTGTTTCCAACTGACTCTGGGTCAGGTTCGATTCAAGCCGCAACACCTGAGACAAGCTGATGACGGCATTCAGAGGGGTCAGAAGGTTGTGCCTGGAGATGCGGTCCGCTTCTTCGAGCCCTATCCGGTTCGGCCGGGAGTTCCTGTCCCGCTGATTCCGGGAGCCTTCTTGGTCGGACGGCTCAGGAGTTGTCAGTGTCCGTGTTCTGGTTGTCTTGTTCATGTTCGCTCCCTTGATAATTGATAAGGAATACTGACGCAGGTCCGCATGGCGGATTCTCCCGGTCGGAACTTTTCATGAACGTGAAAATACTGAGAACCAAGGGCAGGGCAATACGAATTGAATGCAGGTTGCATCATGGGGAAATACTGTCATCGCGGTTTTGTCTTTTCATCCGTGAGGGCCATCAGATACGCGCCCAGCGTAACCTTCTTGCCGACAAGTCTCAGCTTTTTCCGGATGGACGCGCGATAGAAGTTCGCCGTAGTCACGGACAATCCGAGCGCGACGGCGATTTCCTTGCTGGTCATGCCGGAGCGGACCATGTCCGCAACCCGGATTTCGTTTCCGGTCAGCGTCCTGTATTCATCATTGAGGATGCGGGCGAACCCGGACGTGATATCTTCAAGAGCCTTCACGGCGGAATCCAGATTGTGCGCCGCCTGCGACGAAAGGTTCTCGCCGCGTACGGCAGCCAGATACGGCGTCACGAGCATGCGCATGTTGTCGAGCACGCGGCGCTCCATCTCCAGGCGGTCCTGCTCGCGTTGTTCAAAGACTACGCGCAGCGCCACGTGCATGTCCTTGAGACGGGCGGTGGTGGCGTTGAAATCCTTCTCCAGGCGTTTGCGGTCCGTTATGTCCAGACCGACCGAGATAATCCGCTTCGCATCGGCGATCTCGATCAGTTCGCCGCTGATCAGCATCGCGGCGAGGCTTCCATCCCGCCTGCGAAGCGCCGTCTCGAAATTCCGTACGGCTCCGTGCCGTTTCAGCAGAGAGGCGTAGCGCGCCCTTCGTTTCGGGCTAGCCCATATTTCCAGGTCGGTCGTGCTTTTCTGCAGGGCTTCTTCCCTGGAATAACCCATGCTTTGCTCGAAAACATCGTTCACTTCCAAAAGTTTTCCATCCTCGATGGCGCAGATGATGGTGGCCATGGGAAGGGAATTGAACAGCGTGTGGAACTTAACCTCGCTCTCCAGCAGCATGCGTTCCGCCTGCTTGCGTTCGGTGATGTCGCAGAACGTGACGACGATTAGGTCGACATCTCCCAGACGCAACGGAAGGGCCGAAGTGCTGACCCAGGTAACCCCGCCAGCCGTATTCTTGATGCCCATTTCGACGTTCTCTACAAGCCGGTTCTCTTCAACTGCCAGCATGCAAGCGAACTCCGCAGGCGGCATGGACGAGCCGTCGGGACGGATCATTTCCCTTTTCGGCCCATGAGCGTTCCGCGAATGCCGCTTTGAGCCGGGCATTCCCAGCAATGTGCTGGCGAACCCGTTGGATTCGATGATGCTCCCGTGGCGGTCAAAGACGGCAACTCCTACGCGGAAGGTATTAAGCAAAGCGCGATATCTTTGTTCGGTATCTTCAAGGCTCGCCGTGCCAGCCTCGTGGTCCGCCAGTTTCTGCCGCGTTTGGTGCAGTTCGGCTAGAAACTGCGTCCTGGATTTCTCGAAATCACGCATGCGCGCCCCTGTCTATGCCTGGTTGAGGATGTTTGAAGAGAATGCCCGTCACTTGAAACTGCAAAGCAGGAAAGGCGAGATCGTGAATGCTGAATGTCCGACTCCATTCCCCCTCTATGATCGCCGTCTTGCGGCCATGCTTGTGCATATGCGCTGATTCCAGGCAGAAAAGTACCAAGCCCATAGCGCACTGAGAAGGCGCGATTCAAGAAATAATTTCAGAGAGTTGAATGATACGTAGACAGTTGTCCTGTTTTGTTGACGGACGAGTAGGTAAGTCGCAGGCGTTGGCTAGGCATCGATACCTATCAATTTTGCGGCAGTCATGCCTACAACGCATCGTTAAATGGGAAATGGGGGTCAGGTCTCTCGAAACGGGGGTCTCTCGAAACGGGGGTCAGGTCTCGCGTTGACTTATAATCGTCCTTCATTTATGAGGCATCCATGGCCAGACCTTTACGCATCGAATTCCCCGACGCCTGGTACCACGTCATGAACCGTGGACGCAGGCATGAAGAGATCTTTCTGGATTCCAGGGACTATCAGGCATTCATCGATCTGCTCAAAGCCGTCTCGGAAATGTTCAACGCTCAGGTCGCGGCATATGCCCTGATGCCCAACCATTACCATCTGCTTCTGCGTACTCCCGAGGGCAACATCAATCGCATCATGCGCCATGTCGGCGGCGTGTACACGCAGACCTTCAATCGGCGGCACGATCATGACGGCCAGCTCTTTCGCGGTCGATACAAGGCCATTCTGGTGGACGAGGATGAATACCTGCTCGGCCTTGTCCGCTACATCCATCACAATCCTCTCAAGGCCGGCATTGTAACGGCGCTCAAAAATTATGAGTGGATCAGCCACAAAGGGTATCTTTCCGACGATGACGCATGGGCGTGGCTGTATCGCGAGCCTGTTCTGAAGAGGTTTTCCAATCATCTGGACGAGGCTCGGAGCGGATATCTCCACTTTATGGCCCATGACGATGACGAGAAAGTCGAGCAAGCTTTTTCCAGGATGAATTTGCCTGCGGTCCTGGGCGGAAAGGAATTCATCAGAAAGATAAAGGATCGTTTCTTTACGGCAAAAACGAATCGCGAAGTGCCCACCGCAAAGCATCTGGCTCCGTCTGATCAGGAAATCATGACGGCTGTCCTCGCAGTTTACGAAGTGGAAGATGCGACGCTCTTCATCTCCAGGCGCGGCTCCACGAATGAACCCCGCGATGTGGCAATTTATCTGCTGCGCACTCTCTGCGGACAACCTCTTCAAAGAATTGCCGAATCCTTGTCAGTGCGCAATTACAGCACCGTCAGCACCACCTTGACCCGCGTTGAACGACGACTGGCAGAGGATGCGGAATTCAAAAAGAGATTGGAAAAGGTGCGGGCGGTGTTAAAGAAAAGTCAACGCGAGACTTGACCCTCAATCTGACCCCCAATCCCCAAAGTCAACGTGAGACGTGTTCCCCACTTAGCGGTTTCCCTTGATCTAGCGTGACCAGCCTCGTCATATATGGCGTATTTGTTGGATTTGGCAGGTTGCGTTGCGAACTTTCTCTGCTCATTTGCTCTGTCTCTACATTTAGTCCCTTATAATCAGCATGTTGTGAATATTAATGTCTGCGACCTTCTCCGGCACGGGTGTTGCGAGAAGCTCGGCAGGCGGGGTCATGTATGCTTTTTGGCGCTTGAGTGTTCAGTTGCAACAAAATGGCGCAGAGTTTTAATTGCAGCGAAGAAAGCAATTCTAACTGGTGCAGCTATCTTTATGGAATCTTCCCTGGTCCGGATTTGGTCTGGATCGTGGTTGTGAGCAACGGCATTCTGCATGAAATAGTATATTCCAAAAGATCCAATTGGTGGCGCAACCTCTAACTGGAGGGAGTTTTATGAAACAGATATTCAAGGTTTTTTGTCTCATCCTTATGCTTGCGGTCGTTTTTTCCTTGGCCGCGTGTCAAGACGAGGGTCCCGCAGAAAAAGCCGGTAAAACAGTTGACGAAACGACTGAGAAAATCGGTGATAAAATGGAAAGCGCGGGTGACGCAGTCGTCAAAAGTGCTGAAAATGCTGGTGTTTACATGGACGACACCGCAATTACAGCCAAGGTCAAAGCGGATATTTTGCAAGATCCGCTCCTGAAGGTGTTTGAGATTGACGTCGTCACGACGGACGGAGTGGTGAAATTGGGCGGCATGGTGGATTCAAAGGCAAGTATCGACAGGGCGACGGAAATAGCGCGTAGCGTTAAAGATGTGAAGTCAGTGCAGAATGATTTGCTGATTAAGGAATGATGGATTTGTATTTCGTATTATATTTGTACGAAGATATTCTGTTGCCATGCTGTTGAGAATCCGTGTTTTTTCCAGGAGAGGAAGAATGGAAATCAAATCGAAATTTAAAAGTTCATTACTCATGTTGTGCATATTTTTGTGCATTGGAAGCGTCGCACACGCTGAAACAGAATTGAAAGTACTGGGAACAAGTCCGTTTTCGCAATACGAGTTGAAATCCGTAGATGATTTGCGACAGATGGTTGAGAGCTTACGCTCAGATTTGAAGAATGGCTTTGAAAGGGTTGGCGCTGCGGATTTGTTCGAGGGGTTTTTGACCCAGGTCAATCAGGGAAATGTTGACACCATCGAGGTCCAGCCTGGCCAAAAAATGCAATGGATGATTTTCAGGAATGCAAGAGCGGTCAAGGTGATTACGGACTTGGTTTGGGCCGGTGATGAACCGTTCACGGCATATCAGCTTGATGTCGACAAGTCCGGAACCCGGTATTCGTTCATCATACCCGTCATCTGCGGCAATGTTGCTTTAGCCCAGGCAAGCACAGTTCCTGCCTCTGCCGCGGCGCCGATGCCTGTCGCCGCTCCCCAAGAGACTGCGACTCCTGTGTCTCCGCCAGCGGTCGTCGAGCCCGACAAAGGGCATTTTGTCGCGGATATCGGTGTGATGTATATGGATGAGCCGGTCACCTATCTGCCGGTTCGCGTCGGGTATGACTATTGGTTTTGCGATTATTTCTCGCTCTTGGGACTGGTCGGATATGCTCCGGTCATCCATGGCAAAGGCGGAATTGATGACGGCGCGATAATGGCCGATCTGCTAGGTGTTTTCCGCTATGGGCGAATGTTTCTCGGTGCGGGTGCGGGTTACTGGCATTCCGATCTGAGTGAGCATGTGGACGGTATCGCAGAGCTTGGATATATTATTTTCGGCGAACCGGCGGAGCAAAATGTGTCTCTTTTCGTTGAAGGCCGGTCGGCATTTGATGAATTTGATCATTTAGAAAAGGGCCGTATCGGCGCAGGCGTGCGTTTTCAGTTCTGATACAGAGGGAAACACAAGCGAAACGTGCTATCGAGGGGGTTAAGGTCAAACGGTCTTAACCCCCTCTTTCTTTTCCGACTTCAGTTCGGGACGCCCTCGGAAACTGCTTGGCGAATCATGTCCCCGGCATCCCCCGGAGCCATGGGTTTTGAGAACATGTAGCCTTGGGCGCGGTCGCAGTTGATGGATTGCAGGCGCTCAAGCTGCTCCTGCGTCTCCACGCCTTCGGCGGTGACTCTGAGGCCCAGGCTGTGGGCCATGTCCACGATGGAGCGGACGATCTCGGCGTTCTCCTTGGGCGTGTCCGTGCCGCTGATGAAGGAACGGTCGATCTTGAGGATGTCCATGGGAAACTGGCGCAGGTAGCTCAAGGAAGAGTAGCCGGTGCCGAAATCGTCCACCGCCAAGAGCACGCCGATCTCCTTCAAGCGGCGCAGCTTTTCCGCTGCGGCGGCGGGGTCGAGGATGATGGCGCTCTCGGTGATTTCCAGCTTCAGGCGCGGCGGGGCGATGTCGTTCTCGCGCAGCGCTCTTAAGATCATGTCGACCAGGGTGTGCTGGGCGAACTGCTTGCAGGAGAGGTTGACGCTCATGGTCAGGCCGTATTCGGCGGTCCCGCTCTCGTCGTCCCAGCTTTTGAGCTGCCTGCAGGCCGCGTTGACCACCCACTGTCCCAGGGGCACGATCAGCCCGGATTCCTCGGCCAGGGGAATGAAGCGGTCGGGCATGATCATGCCGTGCTCCGGGTGCCGCCAGCGCACCAGCGCCTCGAACCCTTCGAGTTTGCCGCCGTCGACATCGAAAATCGGCTGATAGTGGAGTTCGAGGCTATTTCCTTCGATAGCCCTGCGCAGCTCGTTCTCCATGTTGATGACCTCCAGCACCTCCTGGCGCATACGGTTGTGGAAAACGAGATGTCCGCGTCCGCGCTCCTTGGCCTTGTACATGGCGATATCGGCGTCCCGCAGGATGTCCTCGGCCCCTGCGCAGTCGCGCGTTTGCAGCACGATGCCCACGCTGGCCCCGGAGACGATCTCCTTACCGTTCCAGAGAAAGGCGCGGCGCACCTCGTTCTGGATGCGGCTGGCCACAGAGATGACCTCCTTGTTGGTCCGGAATTCTTCGAGCAGGATCGCGAACTCGTCTCCGCCCAGTCTGGCCACGGTGTCCACGCTGCGCACGCACGACTTCAGGCGCGAGGCGATTTCCACCAGCAGGGCGTCGCCGGCCTGATGTCCGAGGGAATCGTTGACCCATTTGAACTTGTTCAGATCGATGAGCATGGCGGCGAAGTGATAGTCGGGCCGCCTTTTTGTTCTTTCCACGGCCCGTCCGAGGCGTTCCCGGAAGAGGGAGCGGTTCGGCAGGCCTGTCAGGGAATCGTGGAAGGCCTGATGGGTGATCTGCCGCTCGAATTCCTTGCGTTCGGAGATGTCCTGGTAGATCCAGAAGATGTTGGTGATCTCGCCGCCGATGCGCACCGGATGACCCAGAAGGTTGACCGGGACGATGTCGCCCCGACTGGTCCGCCGGAGCGTCTCCCGCTGCACCGTCTCGCCGTCGAGGATGCGCTGGCGGATGCTGTTGATCTCGGACAGCTGTTCCTCGGGCACGATGAAGAGCCTGTTGTCCTTGCCCAGAATCTCGGCGCGCTTGTAGCCGAAAAGGGTCTCGAAGCCGCCGTTGACTTGGGCGATGCGGCCCACGGTGTCCACCAGGGCGATGGCCAGGGGGGAATCCTCGAACAGCTGCCCGAAGAGGGCCATCTGCCGGTCCAGGGCCTGCTGCATGGCGCGGCGTTGGGTGATGTCCATGACCGTGCCCTCGTAGCAGACGACATTCCCCGCCGCGTCCTTCACTGCCCGCGCATTCTCCGAAATCCAGATAACGGAGCCGTCCTTGCGGCGTATGGCCGATTCGAAGTCAAAAATCTCCTCCTTTTCCCCCAGCAGCCTGATGAACTCCTCCCTGCGGCCAGCTTCGACATAGAGCTGGCGACTGATGTCGTCGTAGTGGCGCATGAGTTCGGCCGGGCTTTCAAATCCGTAGATTTTCGCCAGCGCCGGGTTGGCCTGCAGGTAGCGCCCATGGGGGGTGGTCCGGAACATTCCCTCGACGGCGTTTTCAAAGATGCCCCGGAAGTTCTCTTCGGCCTTGCGCAGCTCGTTCTCGTAGCGCTTGCGTTCGGAGATGTCGCGGAAGGTGCCGATGAAAAAGTCTCCCTGGCGCCCGCTCGACTGCGTGATCACCGCCTCAAGTGTCACCTGAGAGCCATTGGCCCTGCGCCCCGTGACCTCCACCTGATTGCTTGAGCGCATGGCGTGCAGCAAAGAGGCTTCGTTGTCGCCTGAACCGGGAATTCCCCAGGCGGGCAGCAGCTCGGGGATGGTCATCCCTTCCAGACGCAGGGCGGGATGCCCGAAGATGAAGCTCGCGCCGGGGTTGGCGGAGATGATGCGCAGCGTGTCCGTGGTGAAGACAATGATTGCGTCGGCGGCGCTTTTGACGATGGCTTCGGTCTTGGAGACGGCGTCGTGCAGGGCGTCCAGCACGTGGTTGTAGCGGTGGGCGATATGCCCGACTTCCGTGAAGGGTTCCTCGGGGGCGCGCAGGCTGAAATCCCTGGTGGCGGCCTGCCTGTCGAGAATTTCGAAGAGGTCGTGGATGTCGGTGTGCGCACCGTGCTCGCTCACGTTCAGCCCTGTATCCTCGTCCTCGGGAGCCACGCGCAGGGGGAACAAGGGGTCAATGAATCTGAGCACGACAAAGGGCACCACGAAGGCTACGCCAAAGGCGGCGAAAATGCCCAGGCATTGCACCCAGAGCTGTCCAGTCATGCTCAGCCCGGTTTGCAGTACGGCCGGGTCGCCGAAGAGAGCCACGGCGAGGATGCCCCAGATCCCGCACCCCAGATGCACGGGTACGGCGCCGACGGCGTCGTCGATCCGCAGGCGCACCAGCAGCAATTCACAACCGAGACAAACCGCGCCTGCCACCAGGCCGATGCACACGGCGTCGAAATTGCTCACGGCATGGCAGCTCGCGGTCACGGCCACGAGGCCGCCCAGGACGCCGTTGACGAGATACGTGATTTTGGGCGTCCGGGTGGCCATCCAGCCCAGCAGCATGTTGCTTGCGCCTCCGGCGATCCCGGCCAGCACGGTGCGCACGATGATGTGCGGCACGGTCTGGTTGAGCGCGAGGGTGGAGCCGCCATTGAAGCCGAACCAGCCCAGCCAGAGCAGGAATGCTCCGAGAACGGTCAGGGGCAGGTTGCCGGCGTTAATCTCGCGCGGCGGGCCGTCCGCCGGAAATCTGCCCTGGCGCGGCCCGACCACGAGTAGCGCCGCCAAGGACAGCCAGCCGCCAACGCCATGCACGACCATGGAACCCGCGAAATCCACGAAGCCCATCTCTCCGAGCCAGCCCGTCAATTGGCCTGCGTCCATTCCATGCCATGCCCAGTGTCCGAAAAGCGGATAGACAAAAAGGGAAAAGACGAGGGCGACGATGAGGTAGGAGGAGAAGCGCATGCGCTCGGCCACGGCGCCGGAAAAAATCGTCGTGGCCGTGCCGCAGAACATGACCTGGAAAAAGAAGAACGCCGCCTTGAAGCCTGTCGCGTCCTCCAACGTGGGGGCAAAACCCGTGGCACGAAAATACTCCCACGAAATATCCCCGAACATGAGTCCGAAACCCAGCAGCCAGAACACGCCCGCCGAAAGTACAAAATCGGCAAAATTCTTGATGGCCACGTTGATGGAGTTTTTCGATCGGGTCATTCCTGATTCAAGGCACATGAATCCGGGTTGCATCAGAAATACCAGGGAGGCAGAGATGATTATCCACAACATGTCAACATTGTTCATTTTTTAAGTCACCTTGTCAGTTTTCGAGCGGGGGAGTCGCGGCCCAGGGCCGAACGGGGCAAGGTGCTGAAAAGCAAGGATGGGACCAGTGCGGCAAATATTATTTAACATGCTAGAATGACAATACTTTTAAATTTCGATTCGGCCTTTCTTGCGCATGCGGGTCCTGGATGCTGAGCGGTATGCGTTATTTTTTACAAAAGGGTTAAATTATTGGAATTTATTTCGCGCCAATTGTGGTTTGGGCGAATCATCGATGTGACGAAGGAGCCCGCCGGTCACAGGGGAACGTGAAAGTGCGTCAGAGGAGTCCCGGCCCGCCTCTTGCCCCGTACGGGGTTTTGCCCTAGGTTTGCGCCCCTAGCGTTCAATCCATCAGCAGGGTTTTCCATGATTCATCCGACCATTCTCTCCCTTATCGGGGCCACTCCCGTTGTGTATCTGAACCGCGTCTTTCCGCATCCGCGCATCCGCCTGGCGACCAAGCTCGAAGCCCAGAATGTGGGCGGGTCCATCAAGGACCGCGTGGCCCTGGCCATGATCGAGGCGGCCGAGGCGTCGGGCGAGTTGACGCCGGACAAGACCGTCATCGAGGCCACCAGCGGGAACACCGGCGTGGGGCTGGCCATGGTCTGCGCGGTCAAGGGCTACAAATTGACCCTGCTCATGCCCGATTCGGCCTCGGAGGAGCGAAAGCGCATCATGCGTGCCTTCGGAGCGGAGCTGCGGCTCACTCCCGGCCGTCTGGGTACGGACGGTGCCATTGAGGAAGCCTATCGTCTGGCCCGCGAAGAGCCGCAGACCTACGTGCTCATGGACCAGTTCAACAATCCGGCCAGCATTGCCGCGCACTACATGGGCACGGGCCGCGAGATCATCGAGCAGACCGAAGGGCGGGCCACCCATGTAGTCATCAGCCTCGGCACCTCGGGCACGGCCATGGGCATCGCAAAACGCATGAAGGAATCGGCCCCCGGCATTCAGGTCGTGGCTGTGGAGCCTTATGCGGGGCACAAGATTCAGGGCCTCAAGAACATGCAGGAATCCTATCCGCCCGGCATCTATGACAAGCGCGCCCTGGACCGGATCATCCATGTCGAGGATGAAGAGGCCTTTGCCTGCGCGCGTCAGTTGGCGCGGGAAGAGGGGATATTGTCCGGAATGAGCGCGGGAGCGGCCCTGGCCGGGGCGTTACGTATCGCCAGGGAGCTGGACGAGGCCGGGGAAGAGGGGCTCATTGTTTTCATCTGCCCCGACACGGGGGAGCGCTATCTTTCGACCACGCTTTTTTCTCCCCTTGCCCGGCACGGTCTCGGGGTGCGTAGCGTAGCCACGGGTTGCCTGGAATGTCTGGGCAGTCCTGCCGGCGGGCACGCGCTGTTCACGCCGGGGCCGAGCCTTGACGACCTGGGCGAGCTGGATGTCTGGCGGCGCATTGTCTGGCTGGACGTCCTGGCCAAGGCCCTGGTCGAGCGGGGGCAGAGCGTGCGCCTGGCCGTGGGCCTGGCGGACATGGATGACCGCGCCCTGGCGGCGGCCCGGGAGGCCAAGATCGGGTTGCAGGATTTCGGGCTGCGGGCGCGGGAGTTCATGCTCGCCCACGCGAAAGCCCTGGGTGTGTCGGATACGGTGCTCTTTCCTCTGGCCGGAGCCAGTCAGGAGCGCGCCCTGGGCCTTGCACGCAAGCTGCTGGTCAAGGGGCAGGCCTACGAGAAGCTCCGGTCCGTCTATTTCGACGTGACCCGGGACAAGACCTACGGGCAGATCTCGTGCGTGGACACGGCGGGCATGAATCTGGGTTATACCGTGGATCTGGCCGACTATGTGAAGGATAATCCGGCCGACTTCACGCTCCTCAAGAGGGCCACCTTGCAGGACCTCAAGCTCGGTGACGTGATCGAGACCGAATGGGGCAAGGTCCGGCCGAGCTGGTTTCTGCAATTGGCGGCCACCGCCCTGGACGCCCTGGGTTCGGTCTCGGTCATGTTCGCGGCCGAGTCGCATCGCTTTCCACATCTGGACAATTTCAGCGCCATCTGGAGCGCCGGGGCCGGGGTGCGTCCCATGGCCTGGATGGTGTCCCAGCCCGTGACCCCGCGTGAGCCGGGTGAGGCGGTGCCCTCGCTCGCGGAAGCCCTCGAAATCGCGGGCACAGGACCTGCCCTGCGGCTGTGGCTGCTGTCCGCGTCCTACCTCAAATCCCTGGCCTATTCGCCGGAAAGTCTTGTCATGTGGGTCAAAAATCAGAACCGGCTACAGGACGCCTATGTGTCTGCATCTCTGGGCGGCGCTGGAACGGGCGTATCCGCGGAGCTTGAGCAGGCGATTTACGACCTGAAAACCGCTTTTGCCACGGCCCTCGACGACAATCTTGATCTGGCCCATTTTTGGCCGGCGCTCTTTGCCTTCGCCAAGACCGTCAATTCCCGGGCCGGAAAGATGAGCACGGACGAGGCCGCGCTAGTGGCCGAGCAGCTTCTGGCCTGCGACCGGGTGCTGGGTTATCTGGATCACGCGCGCCTGCCGCTGGCTGAAAAATCCTGGCCGCGCGAGGCTGCCGATCTGGTCGGGCGTCGCGAGGAGGCACGCAAGGCAAAGGATTTTGTCCGGGCCGACGCGCTTCGCGCGGAGTTGGCAGGCATGGGCCTTCGGCTTGAGGATCATCCCGCCGGAGTGCGTCTTTTCCGAAGGACATGAAGACGCTCGGCCGGGAGATTTTTATGGGTTGCCGTGATGCTGAAAGTGATTTTTGACGCTTTCCGAAGCTTCAAGGATTTTGGCTTCAATTTTTTTGTAGGCTTCTTCGATGCGCTGCACGTCTGAGGCAGAGTAACATGCCGACTCGAGTTCTTTTGCCACCCTGTTTATCTCGGTAGCGCCGATCATGAGTGATGACCCTTTGAGGCTGTGTGCGAGGCGCAGGCATTCCTTGATGTTTTTGGCCTTCAAATAGGATGAGTAGTCGGAGATGAAAGTCGCACCGTAGCGGGGAAACTCACGCAAGATGCTGAAAAACGCGGATTCGTTCCCCAGGAAATTAGCCAGGGCCAAAGACATGTCAAAGCCCTTGATTTTTACGGTCTGAGCAGTGACCGCTTCGGGCAGTTCTTCATTTTTTTGGGTGGAGAAGAAAGACATGACCTGAGCTTTGTCCAAGGGCTTGTGAAAGATTCGAAGCGTGTTTCCCGCCTGTATTTTTTTCAATACGGCTTCCGGTTCTTCACCCGTCAGCAGAAAAATTCTATCTTCCGCGGCGGCGCCGCTTTCCTGCAGGAGCCTCGCGAGGTCTATGCCGTTCATGGAGGGCATGTACAGGTCGAGCAGGATCAGGTCGTAGTGATTTGCTTTTGCAAGGCATATCGCCCGACCAGCGTCCGCAGCATGGTGGACCGTAACCCCAAGGTTTTCCAGAATTTCGGAGGTGACGCAGCGGCATATTTCGTCATCATCAACCAAAAGGACCGTTTTTCGGGGACAGGACAAATTGCTTTCGTGCATTGATACGCCTTTCTGTTCGGGAAGCCCCGCGATTGTTCTTGCAGGAGTCGTTTTACGGGGTTCGACTGTTCAGGTTGTTGAAGATCCGGTTCATTCAAATGCGTGCCACGTCGTCTTAGTCTTCCGGCAAGAAAAGACTCCCGTGGCGCAACTGGTTGCTGCTGTTGATGCCGAGCTTGCCCAGAATGTTGGAGCGGTGTTTGTCCACCGTCTTTATGCTGATGAAGAGTGATTCCGCGATTTCCTTGCTTTTCCAGCCATCTATGATATGCCTAACAATTTCTTTTTCGCGGGCGGTGAGGTTTTTCATGGGCGGCAGGGCTTTGCGTTGCCGGTTCACAAGAAGGTAGTCCCGGACAATAACCTTGGCCAGATGAGGACTGATAAACAGACCGCCCTCCAGGGCATAGTGCACGGCCAGGAAAAGTTCATCCGGGTTCGCCCCTTTCAGAACATAGGCATTGGCGCCATGTTCCAGTGCCTCGAAGATGAAGTCGTTGTCGTCGCTGGCTGTGAGTACAATGACTTTCACGCTCGGCTCGATTTGCCTGATCCTTTGCAGAACTTCCGTACCGGGAATATCCGGAAGGCGCAAATCAAGCAGAATCACGTCCTGCTTTTTCATTTTAAATGATCGCAGCGCGTCTTTTCCATTGGCGACGTCATCGTCGATCACGTACTCGCCATGCAGGTCGATCATGGATTTGAGCCCCATCCGCAGCAGATGGTCGTCCTCGACCAGTAGAATTCTTTTTTTTGTCATGGGCGTGTTCCTTATGTTTTTGTCCGGGTTGCGCCTTGTCTTTTCAATCGCGAAAAGCCATGCCCGCAAACAAGCGCCCCCGCATGGGTAGGCAAACGTGTTTCCATCAGGGCGCCCCCTTTTTTTTTCAGGTGGTTGGAAATGCGTAAATTCCTTCTCCAAGGGGGGGGGACGCATTTTTACCTAAGATTTTTACAGCGCCTATTAATGAGTTCTCCTCTTTATTTTAATAGACATCGCGCAGTATTTTTTACTTACAGATGCTTAGGCTCTTTTTCGCGTGTG is a genomic window of Desulfomicrobium baculatum DSM 4028 containing:
- the amt gene encoding ammonium transporter; protein product: MNNVDMLWIIISASLVFLMQPGFMCLESGMTRSKNSINVAIKNFADFVLSAGVFWLLGFGLMFGDISWEYFRATGFAPTLEDATGFKAAFFFFQVMFCGTATTIFSGAVAERMRFSSYLIVALVFSLFVYPLFGHWAWHGMDAGQLTGWLGEMGFVDFAGSMVVHGVGGWLSLAALLVVGPRQGRFPADGPPREINAGNLPLTVLGAFLLWLGWFGFNGGSTLALNQTVPHIIVRTVLAGIAGGASNMLLGWMATRTPKITYLVNGVLGGLVAVTASCHAVSNFDAVCIGLVAGAVCLGCELLLVRLRIDDAVGAVPVHLGCGIWGILAVALFGDPAVLQTGLSMTGQLWVQCLGIFAAFGVAFVVPFVVLRFIDPLFPLRVAPEDEDTGLNVSEHGAHTDIHDLFEILDRQAATRDFSLRAPEEPFTEVGHIAHRYNHVLDALHDAVSKTEAIVKSAADAIIVFTTDTLRIISANPGASFIFGHPALRLEGMTIPELLPAWGIPGSGDNEASLLHAMRSSNQVEVTGRRANGSQVTLEAVITQSSGRQGDFFIGTFRDISERKRYENELRKAEENFRGIFENAVEGMFRTTPHGRYLQANPALAKIYGFESPAELMRHYDDISRQLYVEAGRREEFIRLLGEKEEIFDFESAIRRKDGSVIWISENARAVKDAAGNVVCYEGTVMDITQRRAMQQALDRQMALFGQLFEDSPLAIALVDTVGRIAQVNGGFETLFGYKRAEILGKDNRLFIVPEEQLSEINSIRQRILDGETVQRETLRRTSRGDIVPVNLLGHPVRIGGEITNIFWIYQDISERKEFERQITHQAFHDSLTGLPNRSLFRERLGRAVERTKRRPDYHFAAMLIDLNKFKWVNDSLGHQAGDALLVEIASRLKSCVRSVDTVARLGGDEFAILLEEFRTNKEVISVASRIQNEVRRAFLWNGKEIVSGASVGIVLQTRDCAGAEDILRDADIAMYKAKERGRGHLVFHNRMRQEVLEVINMENELRRAIEGNSLELHYQPIFDVDGGKLEGFEALVRWRHPEHGMIMPDRFIPLAEESGLIVPLGQWVVNAACRQLKSWDDESGTAEYGLTMSVNLSCKQFAQHTLVDMILRALRENDIAPPRLKLEITESAIILDPAAAAEKLRRLKEIGVLLAVDDFGTGYSSLSYLRQFPMDILKIDRSFISGTDTPKENAEIVRSIVDMAHSLGLRVTAEGVETQEQLERLQSINCDRAQGYMFSKPMAPGDAGDMIRQAVSEGVPN
- a CDS encoding cysteine synthase, which encodes MIHPTILSLIGATPVVYLNRVFPHPRIRLATKLEAQNVGGSIKDRVALAMIEAAEASGELTPDKTVIEATSGNTGVGLAMVCAVKGYKLTLLMPDSASEERKRIMRAFGAELRLTPGRLGTDGAIEEAYRLAREEPQTYVLMDQFNNPASIAAHYMGTGREIIEQTEGRATHVVISLGTSGTAMGIAKRMKESAPGIQVVAVEPYAGHKIQGLKNMQESYPPGIYDKRALDRIIHVEDEEAFACARQLAREEGILSGMSAGAALAGALRIARELDEAGEEGLIVFICPDTGERYLSTTLFSPLARHGLGVRSVATGCLECLGSPAGGHALFTPGPSLDDLGELDVWRRIVWLDVLAKALVERGQSVRLAVGLADMDDRALAAAREAKIGLQDFGLRAREFMLAHAKALGVSDTVLFPLAGASQERALGLARKLLVKGQAYEKLRSVYFDVTRDKTYGQISCVDTAGMNLGYTVDLADYVKDNPADFTLLKRATLQDLKLGDVIETEWGKVRPSWFLQLAATALDALGSVSVMFAAESHRFPHLDNFSAIWSAGAGVRPMAWMVSQPVTPREPGEAVPSLAEALEIAGTGPALRLWLLSASYLKSLAYSPESLVMWVKNQNRLQDAYVSASLGGAGTGVSAELEQAIYDLKTAFATALDDNLDLAHFWPALFAFAKTVNSRAGKMSTDEAALVAEQLLACDRVLGYLDHARLPLAEKSWPREAADLVGRREEARKAKDFVRADALRAELAGMGLRLEDHPAGVRLFRRT